DNA sequence from the Malus sylvestris chromosome 10, drMalSylv7.2, whole genome shotgun sequence genome:
AGGAGACTGCCGTGAAGGAGAATGCGAAGGCTTGGATTGAGGCGAGGCCTGACATTCTTGACAAGGAGATTGCCATGAGAAAGATGGAGTTAGTTGCCAATTCCCTTGTTCTTTTTCGTTATCATGACTTGTATATTGCTTCAATAGATTGGGATTGTTGTTTTAATATTCATGCTTTTGATATATGTTCAGGCCATATTTTAAGAGATGCAAACGTGAACTTCGTACTTGTCCAGAAGCTAGGGAATTGAGGCAAAAACGTCCAAACTTTGTACCAGTAGGAATTTATTTTTTAGCTACTTCCCATGCGTTCATTCATTTGATAATATACTATATTCTAATTTGTGATCTCATGCAGGTGATTGTGGAGAAGCATGGAAGGAGTGACATTCCTGACATTGAGTTGGTTAAGTTAGTTTCCAATTCCCTTTTGCTTTAGTGATCTTTATTTTCGTTGTTACCATGCAGTCGTTTATGCTTTTGGTATATGTTCGGAAATATatcggaaaaagaaagaagaccaGTTGCCTTCATAGTTCCTTGTCCTAAATTAATGAAGGGGTTCTCTTCTCACAATTTTATTGCATATTCTGTATTTTTGTCTGCAGATTCAATGTCCATGGTGAGCTGCCACTTGGAGAATTTGTTTATTATATTCGGGGACGGATTGGGTGGCTCAACGTAGACAACATAGACAAGCCTATATTTGTCTCTTTTAAGAACACAGAACCTCCTGCTGGTGAGTTTCCActcgtttttttttaatatatcacCTTGTTCCCAAAGTTAAAACTGTGTTTGTGGTTATAACTATTCGAATATTGTTATAGGTGCCTTGATGTCTGAAGTCGATGTGGAAAACAAGGGTGAAGATGGATTTCTTCACGTGACCTACAGTGGAGAAGGGAATGGCCCTGAATCCATCAATCATGAGCAAGAATGGAGAGAGAAGACAATGCCTGGACCTGACTTATTGTTGCGGAGAGGGAGAGGGCTTGCTGGGAAGACAATGCGGGAGCTCTCTCAGTCATTGATTCGATTACATGCTTAGtccttttagttttaaatcctGCTTAGTAATTATGTTTATGTCTAATTCTGGTTATGTGCCAAGACGAGAAAGAGGTGTTTTGAGTCTGTTCTTAATAAGTGTTTTGAGACTGTACTTTGGCTAAATCTACAAAACTTTTCCCATACATAATCCTCCAAGCGTACCACTGGATGACTGGAAGAATTTGAGTCTCGTTTTAAATGAACATCATGGAGCATCATTgtgttggggcttaaaaagatttcactactttggagatgtttatctcacaaagaagaatgtaatgcaacgaaattgataggcaagagaaagaaagaatactcaAAGTATTACACGAGATATTTATTTactcacaaacttagtacaaAAGGAAAtactcaaacactcttagaagctttgttgcttcttctcacttctcactacttgctctcttggttggttcaaatggtgtggatgccttctccttttataggcatggatggaaccttggagaagcatggaagcatcatgctagagatatctagataattccactaccttcctaagctagaattatctacattaatcttgtatgttggtggaatcctcaccattcttttagactcttccaccaacttgaactttgctagaattctctagaATGTGCATGGATCTTCCTTTATGTATGGGCCGGATCAATTGTCttgggccaagacaagattatatttcaacatccccccttaaTCTTGTCTTGTGATGCCGATTGATTTCCTCAAtctaacaaagtcttattgttTGAGTGGCTTGGTGAATATGTCGGCGACTTGGTCTTGAGACTTCACGTATTCCACTTGCACATCCTTTCTTGCAATACACTCTCTTATGTAATGATAGCGGGTATCTATGTGTTTGCTCCTGtcatggaatactggattcTTTGCTAGAGCTACTGCAGACTTGTTGTCGACATAGATCTCTGTTGGCTCTTCTTGTGGCATGCTTAATTCTTTCAGCAAATTTCTCACCCAGATTGCATGACAAACACATAAGGTAGCAGCTACGTATTCAGCTTCGCAGGTAGAGAGAGTGACAATCGATTGCTTCTTCGACATCCATGTGAATGCAGTGTCTCCCATAAAGAACACAAATCTAGTAGTGATTTTTCTATCGTCGGAATCTCCTGCCCAATCATTGTCGCTATATCCAACAAGTTTGTAGTTACTAGAACTTGAATAGAACAAGCCAAAGTTAACAGTACCTTTAAGGTATCGAAGAATTCTTTTGACGGTCTTCAAATGTGTAGTTGTGGGATTCTCCATGTAGCGACTGACTAATCCAACGGCATAGAGAATGTCTGGTCTTGTGCAAGTCAAGTAGCATAAGCTTCCAACTagacttttgaaaaatgttggatctaCGTTTTTTCCTTTGTCATGCTTGGTTAGTTTGACTCTGCACTCCACTGGCGTGCTTATGGGCTTGCAGTTgtccattttgaacttttttagtATCTCCTTTATGTagctttcttgggagatgaaaatgCCTTCTTCGTTCTGCTTTACTTCAATGCCTAGGTAGTATGCCATTAGCCCGATGTTGGTCATCTTGAATTCTTTAGTCATCActcttttgaacttttcaaacaTGCTTAGATTACTTCCGGTGAAGAttagatcatccacatataagcacacaattAGAATATCTCCATCTTTGACTTTGATGTAGAGAGCATGTTCATGAGGGCACTTAATGAAGTTGTTCTCTTGAAAGTACTTGTCGATGTGACTATTCCATGCTCGTGGcgcttgttttaacccatatAGGGCTTTCTTCAGCTTCAGAACTTTATCTTCATGCCCTTTGATTTTATAGCTTGATGGTTGCTGAATGTAGACTTTTTCTTCAAGGACTCCATTTAGGAAAGCggacttcacatccatttgttgaatcttccatttgttttgagctgccaaagaaattagtaatcgtATAGTTTTCAACCGAGCAACGGGTGCAATACCTCATCATAGTCGATTCTGGCTCTTTGACTATAGCCATTCGCACTAATCTTGCCTTGTATCTTTCGACCTCTTCGTTGGCATTTTTCTTTATGTTGTACACCCACTTGACTCCGATGGCTTTGTGTCATTTCGGAAGAATAGCGAGTTCCCATGTATCGTTCTTCTGGattgcttcaatttcttcatccattgctttccTCCACTTAGTATCTTGCACTGCTTCTTGGAAGTCAACTGGTTCACAATCAGGAAAGAGACAGAAAAAGTGTAGGATTATCGAGTCTTTCAGCTACCTCATAGAGATCTCGTAGACTTCTTGTGCGTGAtacttctctttcatttagACTCTCACTTAATGATGCTGATGCTGGTGAATTGCCATGATTGGTTGATGTTGATGAAGCATGTGGATTAGTGGATTCTTGTTGAACCTCTCTTGCTTGCTCCATCATCCCTTGttcattctcttcttcaaactgAGGAAAGAAGTGAAGATCACCTGCATGAGAGCCAAAatctcattctccttcttcatcgaaCATCACGTCTCGACTGATCACCGTCTTCCCATTGTTTGGATTATACAACTTATAGCCTTTTGAATTTGAGTCATAGCCAATGAAGATGAACTTCTCACTTTTGTCGTCGAGTTTGGTTCTCCTCTCGTCTAGTACATGTACATGGGCTATGCTTCCAAAAACTCTTAGATGAGAGATACCTAGTTTTCTTCCACTCCATGCTTCTTGCGGAGTCTTTCCCCACACACTTCTTGTTGGAGACCGATTGGATAAGTATACAGCACATGATACAGCTTCTGCCCACAACTCATTAGGCAATCTTTTACTTTTGAGCATGCTTCGAGCCATGTCGAGGATGGTTCGATTTTTCTTTccgccacaccattttgttgaagGGATCTTGGAATTGTCAAAGGTCGATGAATTCCATTGGCTTCACAGAATTCTTGAAATTCCTTCGAAGtgaattctcctcctcgatcagatctcatggctttgatcttgcaaccactttctttttctacgGAAACTTTGAACTTCTTAAATGCTCCAAATACCTCTGATTTCTGCTTCAAGAAATACAACCAGATTTTCCTTGAAAGATCATCAAtaaagagaaggaaataattatttttaaccAAAGAGCTTGATTTTATTGAACCTCACACATCGGTGTGAATGAGCTCGAGTGGCTTCTGGGCTCTTAAGGTCGACTCCTTTTGAAAGCTTTTCTTGAACTGTTTCCTAAGTAAACATCATTCGCAAGCTTGATCAGGGCGACTGATGCACGGTGAGCCTCTCACCATCTCCTTCTTGGATAATAACTCCAGTCCCCCAAAGTTAAGATGCCCAAAACGAAGATGCCAAAGCTAGGATGTGTCTTTGTAACTTGTTTTGAGGCACTTTGCAACATCATTTTGAATATTCATAGGAAACATCctattctttgacattttcaccttggcaattaatcttcctttgtcatctctAAGAAAAAGGCAATAATTTTTCATGTGAATATCATAACCTTTTTCTAAGAGTTGACACAAGCTTAAAATGTTGCTTTTCATATTGAGCACGtagtagacatttgaaattaattggtgaCCGCCATTTTTCAGGAGAATTAGGatgttatcttttcctttgacaggtattttggattcgtctccaaaagaaacgttgCCACTCATCGATTCATTAAGCTCTATGAACATGCTTCTTCTTCCGCACATGTGGTTGCTGGCGCTGGTGTCAAGGTAGCATGTATAGTCTTAGTCTCCATCATTGTTCATGCATGCTAGTAGCACAACGCCattatcttctttctcttctttcacataattgaCCTTCTCATCAGGCTtgttgcttggagctctacattcccaagcataatgcccaaacttttgacaattgtagcattgaacttgagatttttcatacctTAAGTTTGAGCGCCCTCTTCCACGACCTTTTGTTGAGCTTCCTCCTTTTTCGTAGTTGCTATGGTTGTTGAAGTTCCAACCACGTCCACGTCCATGTCCTCGTCTGCGACCTCGACCACGACTTCTTCCGTAATGGCTTCTCTTGTTGTCgaagctttcttctttcttctttggctgGACATGCGTCTTGAGGAGCTGCTCATCATTCCTTTGCCTTTTCttatgtttctcttcatatgcttgtagcgaacccattaattgctctatactaatttcttccaagtttttagtttcttcaatcGTCACGACAAGGTGCTCGAACTTGGGGTCCAATGAACGTAGTatcttctccataattctaacaTCTTCCAACTTTTCtccgtttctttttaattgattggaaacggctaagactcttgagaaataatcaGAGATTGATTCAGACCCTTTCATTTGTAAAGATTCGAACTCACCTCTTAATACTTGAAGACGAACCTTTTTCACTTGTTCGGCTCCTTTGTAAGAGGTTTGAAGCTTCTCCTATGCTTGCTTGGCCGAGGTTGCACTCGAGACCTTCTCAAAGCCATTGTCATCCAATGCTTGGTAGATGAGGTAGAGAGCCTTcttgtctctctttcttgaatctttcaaactctccttttGGGGTTGGGATAGAGTAGCTTTATCTTATGGTTCAGTGTAGCCTTTCTCCACGACTTCCCATACATCGTGTGCTCCCAAAAGGGCCTTTATTTTAATACTCAAATTATCGAAGTTGTTGTTGTCGAGCACTGGAACTTGGAAGGCTGCCATAGCGTTGCTAGCcatagctctgataccactttgtttgggcttaaaaagacttcactactttggagatgtttatctcacaaagaagaatgtaatgcagcggaattgataggcaagagaaagaaagaatactcaaagtattacacaagatttttatttactcacaaacttagtacaagaggaaacactcacacactcttagaagctttgttgcttcttttcacttctcactacttgctctcttggttggttcaaatggtgtggatgccttctcattttataggcatggatggaaccttggagaaacatggaagcatcatgctagagatatctagataattccactaccttcctaagttagaattatctacattaatcttgtatgttggtggaatcctcaccattcttctagactcttccactaacttgaactttgctagaattctttagcatgtgcatggatctttctttgtgtATGGGCCGGATCAATTGTCTTGGACCAAGACAAGATTACATTTCAACACATTGAGCATCAACGATGAAGGTGCTAGTAGTTTCCGAAGTGAATATAGAATATACCGGACGAGTAATGGACAAGAATCGGCATGCTCTTGACATATATGGGAGCTCTCATCATAAGtagttatttgaaaatttcgtACATACGGGGTTGATCATAGTGATTATGGCAAgtgtcttcgcccatgagcggtaggtcttggttcgagacttgggagctgcctctccataaatgggggtaaggctagccgaaattcacctctcccagaccctgcgtaaagcgggagccttgtgcactgggtacgacctttattgttatttattttctggatAATACAATTCGTAGGGAGCTTTGCCTATGCCTTAacctctttcaagcttgaaaatcCTCTCTGGTCTTTTTCCTGTCTGTTAATTATAATTGGGATAGGATAGTGAGCCCTAGCTCCCCACATAACTAGGGTTTATGATAAACCCTAAACCCGCAATTTATCCAAAGTTTACTAATTTGGATTATGACTGCCGAACAGTGGAGAGATGTTCAGTCGGTGAACAAGCACAACAATTTGTGAACCTTGGTTGAGAAAATCTTATGTATGATGGCAAACAATCATATACTTGTAGACGCATAttaagatacataaattttagGTTTGATAGCGGGCAACAAACctgttttgtgtcatgtcaaaTTCTGACATTTGAACACGATGTCTCTATACTAACATCTTAGGGGTGTAGTGTATTAAGATTTATATGGACTTTTGTTATCATTGAGATCTGCCTTCGCGTGAGTAGACGTCAGAAGCTCGAACCTTGTTTTCTTTGCCCGTAAAAACCCCTAGAAGATCTTAAATACAGTGGTGAGTCTTCGAAAGTTGCAAAACAAAAGtactttcatttctttttctttcaatagAACATAGAGCTTATATTTTAGGCGTACTTGTGATTCTGTGCCTTTAAATATCTCTCTCCTCGTTTGATTGATTTTGGCCGTCTGTTATTTTCCCAGTTCTCAACCATCAACAATCAAATCCCTAATCCATTTATGTCAAGTccttagttttttgttttcccttattttttcttataattCTAATTGTCTAATTGATTGAAATTGGACTTGTtagttatatttataaattgttttttcttttgtattctTTTCTCAATGAGGCTTAACAGACAAAGAAAACAGTGGATACTTCCACTAGTTGAGTAGAAGGTGACGACCTTAATGAAACAACTATGAAGGTGGCTGTTAGCTACATCAGCGCTCAAATTCTTTCATCGTCCCTGGCATCGATGATCAACCCCGGGAACATTTAGGTTTTGATCTTCAGCCATCCTAGTCCTCAGGACCCAACACAATATTATTCATTCTTATATATTTCCTTTAAAAGATGCAAAAGGTGTTGATACGTCCTATCCACATAGAAAGCTTACCCTCTTCCACTGTTATTTTGTGATGTTTcgttgtttgaaaatttgcaggGAACAGCAATCATACTCGATATGGCAAAAAGCTCTGTCGATGCTGAATATGCTCGGGGTCTGTTCATCTGTTTTTAACTAGTTAATTTTATAGTTTTTGCAATACTCATATgcctattttgtttgttttaaatattttgatgttAATTTTTGGATGTTTAATATTTCCACCAGAGTTATGATATTTGTTCCTTTTTGAATTGGAAGTTGCtttattgaaagaaaaagaagaagacataAATTATGATTTTCTGCTTCTGTTTGGTGTGAATTTTGAATCTTGATGAttgttttctttccattttttttggAATAAAGGAAACTTTGCGATTTCAAGGCCCATTGGTGTGTTAAAGTGAAAGGATGGGTACGAATTTTACTCGGTCAATATCCTATGCACGTTTGCATTTTTTGAACGCAGTACTACTTTGAGCTTCCATACATGTGATTTGCGGAGAAGGGTGGTATGTATGATAAGTTGCAGGAGACTATCATGAAGGAGAATGCAGCTTGGATTGCCGCGAGGCCTGACATTCCTGGCAAGGAGGATGCCATGAGGAATATTGAGTTAGTTGCCAATTCCCTTGTTGTCTTGAGTTGTCTTGATTAATTTGTACTGCTTCAATAGATTGGGATGTTGTTTTTCCATTTACGCTTTTGATATGTGTTCAGGTTATATATTAAGATATTCAAACACAAACTCCATACTTGTGCAAAAGCTTGGGAGTTAAGGGAGAAGCGTCGAGGCTTTGTACCAGTAAGAATTTCACCCTGTCAAATTTATGTTTTACTTCCTCTCCATGCGTTCATTCAATTGGATACATATTATAATTTGAGCTCCCATACAGGTGATTGTGAAGGATGGAAGGAGTGACATTCCTTACGTTGAGTATGACAAGTTAATTTCCAATTCCCTTTTGCTTTAGTTATCTTATTTTTGTTGTTACCGTGGATTAGTCGTTTATGTTTTCGGTATATGTTCGGAAATTCATCTGCAAAGAAAGAAGACATTTGTGTTCCTAGTTCCTTGTCTTATACGAAGGTGGGTTCTTATTGCCTGTTCTGTTAATTTAACTTCTGCCTGCAGAATGCTTGTCCACGGTGAGCTGCCTCTTGGTGAATATATTTATTTCATTCGGACATGGATCGGGTGGCTCAACATAGACACCATAGACAAGCCTACTTTTGTTTCCTTCAAGAACATTGAGCCTCCCATTGGTGAGTTCAAACTCAACCTTATTTTAGTTTTAGGCTTAAATATGTCATCTTGTTCCCAAAGTTAATGTTGTGGCTGTCGAAATAATTCTTCCAATGTTTTGATAGGTGCCTTGATGTCTGAAGTGGATGAGCAAAACAAGGACGAAGATGGATTCCTCCATGTCACCTACGGTGGAGAAGGGAAAGCCCATGGAACCATTAATCACGAGCaatagggagagagagagagagagagaagacaaCGCCTGGGTCTGACTAATGTCGCGGAGAGAAGTTATGTCAATTTCAAGGTGTAATGGAAAACTACAccaataaaccaaaataatatatatttttcttcaacCACTTGCTtagttattatatttttcttctatCAATTTCAAATTTCTATGTCCAAGATGAGAAGTTATGCTAATTTCATGAATCACTTTTCTCCCAAAATAATGCAATTGACAAGGATACAATACATTGTTGTCTAACTCTTTTATAATTCCCTCAAAACGAAAAAGTATTCACACCTATCTTCAAATGTGTTGAATTTTGTAGGCTTTTCACTCTTAGAGCACTTTCACCCCTAACAAATGTGCTAGCCCAAAGTCTATTTTTTAGGCCAGCTCCCCTCCTTCCCCAAAAAAACCCACTCCATCACCCAATAGGCTGGCCCAAAGGGGAGGCAAGCTTTGAGCCCAGCACATAATAGATTGAGCAAGAGACCGACCTACATAACTCAAGGCTGA
Encoded proteins:
- the LOC126586864 gene encoding autophagy-related protein 8g-like, which produces MYDKLQETIMKENAAWIAARPDIPGKEDAMRNIELYIKIFKHKLHTCAKAWELREKRRGFVPVIVKDGRSDIPYVEYDKMLVHGELPLGEYIYFIRTWIGWLNIDTIDKPTFVSFKNIEPPIGALMSEVDEQNKDEDGFLHVTYGGEGKAHGTINHEQ
- the LOC126586863 gene encoding uncharacterized protein LOC126586863, giving the protein MAQSSFAEYARGNFAVSRTIIELEPWKARGWGGIFEKLQETAVKENAKAWIEARPDILDKEIAMRKMEPYFKRCKRELRTCPEARELRQKRPNFVPVIVEKHGRSDIPDIELVKFNVHGELPLGEFVYYIRGRIGWLNVDNIDKPIFVSFKNTEPPAGALMSEVDVENKGEDGFLHVTYSGEGNGPESINHEQEWREKTMPGPDLLLRRGRGLAGKTMRELSQSLIRLHA